The following are from one region of the Aquirufa lenticrescens genome:
- a CDS encoding ABC-F family ATP-binding cassette domain-containing protein: MLSISNLNFYFGSRALYEGASLHIKPKTKIGLIGANGTGKSTLLRLISGEYTPDGGTISKSGDCTIGFLNQDLLSYQTDDSILNVAMQAFEKQLELQKDIDKVLHKMETNYEDKDIDVLAKLQEDFERLDGYTIQSRTEEILEGLGFSTSDLDRPLKLFSGGWRMRVMLAKLLLQKPALLLLDEPTNHLDLPSIEWVEKYIHDYEGSIVVVSHDRYFLDRTIDNIAEVSGAKITLYPGNYSFYMEEKALRNEIQKGAFENQQSQIRQTERFIERFKAKASKARQVQSRVKALDKIDIIDDVIDEKAKVNFKFNFGTEPGRFILFLEHISKAFGEKVILKNTSATINRGDKIALIGANGKGKSTLLRIISGTEQIEGERRTGHNVIESFFAQHQLESLTVENTLIEELKGTGTTKTEMELRSVLGCFLFSGEEVFKKIKVLSGGEKSRVALAKVLISEANFLLLDEPTNHLDMQSVNILIQALQQYEGTYVVVSHDRYFVSNIANKIWYIEDHEIKEYPGSFDEYETWMATRETSKPVSVKAAVKAKPELAPVEAKTPNQAKQIEKLEAEIMEIENRIAAIEAQMVDLANQADYAGLKQLEASLAAEKANLSEITTAWEALI, encoded by the coding sequence ATGTTATCAATATCGAATTTAAACTTCTATTTCGGAAGTCGCGCCTTATACGAAGGAGCTAGTTTACACATCAAGCCTAAGACTAAAATTGGTTTAATTGGTGCTAATGGTACCGGTAAATCTACTTTATTACGCTTAATTTCCGGTGAATACACACCTGATGGCGGAACCATTTCAAAGTCTGGTGATTGCACCATTGGTTTCCTAAACCAAGATCTATTGTCCTATCAAACGGATGACAGTATCTTGAATGTAGCCATGCAGGCTTTTGAAAAGCAATTAGAACTACAGAAAGATATTGATAAGGTACTTCATAAAATGGAAACCAATTATGAAGATAAAGACATTGACGTATTAGCAAAGCTACAGGAAGATTTTGAGCGTTTGGATGGTTATACGATCCAATCACGTACCGAAGAGATCTTAGAAGGTTTAGGATTTAGCACGAGTGATTTAGATCGTCCGTTGAAACTATTTTCTGGAGGATGGCGTATGCGGGTGATGTTAGCGAAGTTGTTGTTACAAAAACCGGCCTTACTCCTACTGGATGAGCCTACTAACCACTTGGACTTACCGTCCATCGAATGGGTTGAAAAGTACATCCATGATTATGAAGGCTCCATCGTGGTAGTATCCCACGATCGTTATTTCTTAGATCGTACTATTGATAATATTGCCGAAGTTTCCGGTGCAAAAATCACCCTATATCCAGGTAACTATTCTTTCTATATGGAAGAAAAGGCACTTCGTAATGAGATTCAAAAAGGAGCATTTGAGAACCAACAATCTCAAATTCGCCAAACTGAACGCTTCATTGAGCGTTTTAAGGCCAAAGCTTCTAAAGCTAGACAAGTACAATCGCGCGTAAAAGCCTTAGATAAAATCGATATCATTGATGATGTGATTGATGAAAAGGCAAAGGTTAATTTCAAGTTTAACTTTGGAACAGAACCGGGTCGTTTCATCTTGTTTTTAGAACATATTTCCAAAGCTTTTGGAGAGAAAGTCATCTTAAAAAACACCTCAGCGACAATCAATAGAGGGGATAAAATTGCCTTAATCGGCGCAAACGGAAAAGGTAAGTCGACTTTATTGCGTATCATTTCAGGTACTGAACAAATCGAAGGTGAAAGAAGAACTGGTCACAACGTGATCGAATCCTTCTTCGCACAGCACCAATTAGAGAGTTTAACGGTTGAGAATACCTTAATTGAGGAATTAAAAGGAACAGGGACCACAAAGACCGAAATGGAATTACGATCGGTATTAGGTTGTTTCTTGTTCTCAGGAGAAGAAGTTTTCAAAAAGATCAAGGTCCTTTCTGGCGGAGAGAAATCGCGTGTAGCTTTGGCTAAAGTATTAATCTCCGAAGCGAACTTCCTTTTACTCGATGAGCCTACCAATCACTTGGATATGCAATCAGTAAATATCTTGATTCAAGCCTTACAACAATACGAAGGGACGTATGTAGTCGTTTCCCACGACCGTTATTTCGTTAGTAATATCGCAAACAAGATTTGGTACATAGAGGATCACGAAATCAAAGAATATCCAGGCTCATTTGATGAATATGAAACTTGGATGGCTACGCGAGAAACATCCAAACCTGTTTCTGTGAAGGCAGCGGTTAAAGCAAAGCCAGAGTTAGCTCCAGTAGAAGCTAAAACACCTAATCAAGCTAAGCAAATAGAAAAGCTAGAGGCTGAAATTATGGAAATCGAAAATCGAATTGCAGCTATTGAAGCCCAAATGGTCGATTTAGCGAATCAAGCTGACTACGCAGGCCTAAAGCAATTAGAAGCGTCACTCGCAGCTGAAAAAGCAAATTTATCTGAAATAACCACAGCGTGGGAAGCATTAATTTAA
- the ychF gene encoding redox-regulated ATPase YchF, which produces MGLTCGIVGLPNVGKSTLFSAISSNKAEAANYPFCTIEPNVGIVTVPDNRLNVLAELVNPNRILPTVIEFTDIAGLVKGASTGAGLGNKFLANIREVDAIIHVVRCFEDENIVHVEGRVNPVSDKEIIDLELQIKDLDSVDKKISKTERAAKAGDAKAKAELAALQQFKATLEEGKSARTVVMDDELRQTAIGDLYLLTDKPVIYVANVDEASIAAGGNQYVDQLKANVAPENAEVVVVCAALEAQIAEMEDLDDRTMFLEEYGLKESGLDKLIRSSYHLLNLITYFTAGVQEVRAWTIQKGWKAPAAAGVIHTDFERGFIRAEVIKLADYVAYKTEAGCKEAGKLSVEGKEYVVQDGDIMHFRFNV; this is translated from the coding sequence ATGGGATTAACTTGTGGAATTGTCGGATTGCCTAATGTGGGTAAATCAACTTTGTTTAGTGCTATTTCTTCTAATAAGGCGGAAGCAGCGAATTATCCATTTTGTACAATTGAGCCGAATGTGGGAATTGTAACTGTGCCAGATAATCGTTTGAACGTTTTAGCTGAATTAGTTAATCCAAACCGCATTTTGCCTACTGTAATCGAATTTACTGACATTGCGGGTTTAGTGAAGGGGGCTTCAACTGGGGCTGGTTTGGGAAACAAATTCTTAGCTAATATCCGGGAAGTAGATGCGATTATTCACGTCGTTCGTTGTTTTGAAGATGAAAATATCGTTCACGTAGAGGGCCGTGTAAATCCAGTAAGTGATAAAGAGATTATCGATTTAGAATTGCAAATTAAAGATTTGGATTCAGTAGATAAGAAGATTTCTAAGACAGAACGCGCTGCTAAGGCAGGTGATGCTAAGGCAAAAGCAGAATTGGCTGCGTTGCAACAGTTCAAAGCAACCTTAGAAGAAGGTAAATCCGCTCGTACGGTTGTAATGGATGATGAGCTTCGTCAAACGGCTATAGGTGATTTATATTTATTGACTGATAAGCCCGTAATATACGTGGCTAATGTGGATGAAGCATCGATTGCAGCGGGTGGAAACCAATACGTAGATCAATTGAAGGCAAATGTGGCTCCTGAAAATGCAGAAGTAGTGGTAGTTTGTGCTGCATTAGAAGCTCAAATTGCTGAAATGGAAGACTTAGACGATCGTACCATGTTCTTAGAGGAATATGGTTTAAAAGAATCTGGTTTAGATAAATTAATTCGTAGTTCGTACCACTTATTAAATTTAATCACCTATTTCACTGCGGGTGTACAAGAAGTACGCGCCTGGACTATTCAAAAAGGATGGAAGGCACCAGCAGCTGCGGGTGTAATTCACACTGATTTTGAACGTGGATTTATCCGTGCTGAAGTTATTAAGTTAGCAGACTATGTGGCTTATAAAACCGAAGCAGGATGTAAAGAAGCAGGTAAGTTAAGTGTTGAAGGCAAGGAATATGTGGTGCAAGATGGAGACATTATGCACTTCCGCTTTAACGTATAA
- a CDS encoding type IX secretion system plug protein, producing MKTYISLLLFLGLPFSIFSQIASRIHHSNIQTAFIQSANKYLHPNVVLNLGSSPEATLQFDDLALTYPSYYFRVIHCQADWKPSPLSDIEYLADFNDIPLRNPESSIGTKVPYLHYAVPIPSLKVSGNYIAMVYNKRNKRDTVLCVRFSVAEQLVKVQTSVSFAKTNTLRASHQVIDFKLHIPPSLNFAGDEQLSIQVRQNHQSDNLLKKLPIGQYNLQENSLTFPFFGQENAFAGSNEFRLIDLRSSQQKLSFVDQIITGDKINVLKVQVEQAQGLFPYVQRNDLNGAYVVESYENRENPLQADYVECTFRLKPSESIQDAYVVGGFNDFKLNAPLHLNPSTGFLENTQMLKQGVYNYQFKCKNPPNVTLEGNYAQTENLYELLVYYQKPGTRYDSLVGYTTVVSGQ from the coding sequence ATGAAGACCTATATCTCGCTGTTGCTTTTTCTAGGTCTTCCTTTTTCCATTTTCTCCCAAATTGCTTCTCGCATACATCATTCGAACATTCAAACGGCATTTATTCAATCAGCTAATAAATACCTACATCCAAATGTCGTACTGAATTTAGGTTCTTCACCTGAGGCTACCTTACAATTTGATGACTTAGCACTCACCTATCCCTCCTATTATTTCCGAGTAATCCATTGCCAAGCGGATTGGAAACCATCCCCACTTTCTGACATAGAATATTTAGCAGATTTCAACGACATTCCCCTTCGAAATCCTGAATCTTCAATAGGCACTAAAGTGCCCTATTTACATTACGCCGTGCCTATTCCAAGCTTAAAAGTCAGTGGGAATTACATAGCAATGGTATATAATAAACGCAATAAGCGGGATACTGTTCTTTGTGTTCGATTCTCAGTGGCAGAACAATTGGTAAAAGTGCAGACTTCTGTTTCATTTGCCAAAACCAATACCTTACGAGCCAGCCATCAAGTCATTGATTTCAAACTACACATTCCCCCAAGCTTGAATTTTGCGGGCGACGAACAGCTAAGTATCCAAGTTCGGCAAAATCACCAATCAGATAACTTATTAAAAAAATTACCCATTGGGCAGTATAATCTTCAAGAAAATAGCCTAACATTCCCCTTCTTTGGCCAAGAAAACGCCTTTGCTGGCTCTAATGAATTCAGACTTATTGATCTTCGCAGTTCCCAACAAAAACTTTCTTTCGTAGATCAAATCATCACAGGAGATAAAATCAACGTGCTTAAAGTACAAGTGGAGCAAGCACAAGGATTATTTCCATACGTTCAAAGAAATGACCTAAATGGCGCTTATGTGGTTGAATCGTATGAAAATAGAGAGAATCCATTACAGGCTGACTATGTGGAATGTACCTTTCGATTAAAGCCATCAGAGTCAATACAAGATGCCTATGTGGTAGGAGGATTTAATGATTTTAAGTTAAATGCTCCCTTACACTTAAACCCATCAACTGGCTTTCTTGAAAATACCCAAATGCTAAAACAGGGCGTTTATAACTACCAGTTTAAATGCAAAAATCCCCCTAATGTAACATTAGAGGGAAATTATGCTCAAACCGAAAACCTCTACGAGTTACTCGTTTATTATCAAAAACCAGGAACACGATATGATTCGCTGGTGGGGTATACTACCGTGGTCAGTGGACAGTAG
- a CDS encoding DUF3276 family protein, translating into MEERDREELFSKRIRAGKRTYFFDVKSTRSQDYYITITESRRHQKEDGFVYEKHKMFLYKEDFDKFVEGLNEAVNHVKTELMPDVDFSSFNRDEDEFGNSELKWE; encoded by the coding sequence GTGGAAGAAAGAGATAGAGAAGAATTATTTTCTAAACGTATTCGGGCAGGAAAGAGAACGTATTTTTTTGATGTGAAGTCAACCCGCTCTCAAGATTATTACATTACAATCACAGAAAGTCGCCGTCACCAGAAAGAGGATGGCTTCGTTTATGAGAAACATAAGATGTTTTTGTACAAAGAAGATTTCGATAAATTTGTAGAAGGATTAAATGAGGCGGTTAATCACGTGAAGACAGAATTAATGCCTGATGTAGATTTCTCTTCATTTAATCGCGATGAAGATGAATTTGGGAACAGTGAGTTGAAATGGGAGTAA
- a CDS encoding septal ring lytic transglycosylase RlpA family protein has product MIKIPSIILLICTFLSLNAYSQDLGYEKVGIASFYANSFYGKKTASGEKLKKTLLTAAHKRFPFNTLVEVTNLANRKSVIVRINDRGPYKKGRVIDLSEAAAKKLNLKKIGLVKVKIKIVGFENELMLIPYQKLSLVSTPKFSRNFYQKSRLKYKTHYKMKKNVKHKKYINKKYLKR; this is encoded by the coding sequence ATGATAAAAATACCATCAATAATACTATTGATTTGCACATTTTTATCTCTAAATGCTTACTCACAGGATTTAGGATATGAAAAAGTAGGAATTGCCTCATTCTATGCCAACTCGTTTTATGGCAAAAAAACGGCTAGTGGAGAGAAACTGAAAAAGACCTTATTAACGGCTGCTCATAAACGTTTTCCATTCAATACGTTAGTGGAAGTGACTAACCTCGCTAATCGCAAAAGCGTCATTGTTCGTATTAATGATCGTGGGCCGTACAAAAAAGGACGCGTCATAGATTTATCTGAAGCAGCTGCTAAAAAATTAAACCTAAAGAAAATTGGTTTAGTTAAGGTAAAGATTAAAATCGTAGGATTCGAGAATGAATTAATGCTCATCCCCTATCAAAAATTATCCTTAGTTAGCACACCAAAATTCAGCCGAAACTTCTACCAAAAATCACGTCTAAAATACAAGACGCATTATAAAATGAAGAAGAACGTCAAACATAAAAAGTACATCAATAAGAAGTACTTAAAACGATAA